In Numenius arquata chromosome 3, bNumArq3.hap1.1, whole genome shotgun sequence, one genomic interval encodes:
- the RPRM gene encoding protein reprimo, giving the protein MNGSAAAGGGGTAAAGLLAGTGSAALELERALRCCTAASVVTDGGGGGGGGAAAAEERSLYIMRVVQIAVMCVLALTVVFGIFFLGCNLLIKSEGMINFLVKDRRPSKEVEAVVVGPY; this is encoded by the coding sequence atgaacggctcggcggcggcgggcggcggcgggacggcggcggcggggctgctgGCCGGTACCGGGAGCGCGGCGCTGGAGCTGGAACGGGCGCTGCGCTGCTGCACCGCCGCCTCCGTGGTGaccgacggcggcggcggcggcggcggcggggcggcggcggcggaggaacGGAGCCTGTACATCATGCGGGTGGTGCAGATCGCCGTCATGTGCGTCCTGGCCCTCACCGTGGTCTTCGGCATCTTCTTCCTCGGCTGCAACCTCCTCATCAAGTCCGAGGGGATGATCAACTTTCTGGTGAAGGACCGGCGGCCGTCCAAGGAGGTGGAGGCGGTGGTGGTGGGGCCCTACTga